ATATCCTTCATGTCCCGGGTAAACTCTTTGCGGTCCTTCCAGACCACATAACGCATGCTGTTGCGGATCTGGTGCACCACACAGATCTGAGTGGAGGATTCAGGGAATACCGTTCTGATGGTAGTGGTAAAACCATTGAGGTTGTCGGTGGCAGTGATCAGAATATCCTGCAGACCACGGGATTTTAGATCAGTGAGCACGCTGAGCCAATAGGCCGAAGTTTCATTCTTGCCCAGCCACATGCCCAACACTTCCTTATAACCGTCTGTGCGCAGCCCTACAGCGATATAAACGGTTTTATTGATCACTTTGCTGTTCTCCCGGACTTTGAAAACAATTCCATCCATCCAGACGATCAGATATACCGTTTCTAAAGGACGGTTTTGCCAGGCGATAATGTCCTCTGCTACACGAGAAGTGATCCGGCTGATGGTACTGGAGGAAACATCAAATTTGTAAACATCTTTTACATGCTCCTGAATGTCCGATACGCTCATTCCTTTGGCGTACATGGAAACCATGACCTCCTCCAACCCCTCAACCATGCTCTCCCGCTTGGGTACCAGTATCGGGTTAAAACTGGCTTCCCGGTCACGTGGAACCTCAATTTCCATTTGCCCGTAACCGGTTTTTATTTTCTTTTTGCCATGACCATTGCGCGCATTGGGGTTGTCACTTTGCTGATGCTTTTCGTAGCCCAGGTGATCATCCAGCTCACCCTCAAGCATTTTTTCAATAGCCCGTTTTTGAATGCTGCTTAAGAACTCATTGAGTTGCTCCCCTGTTTTGAACTGCTTCAGAAAGTCGTCCGATAAGAAATCTTCCGTTTTCATTTGTTCATATTGTGTTTAAAGTTAAAAAATCGAACCCGTTATGACTCGATTTTAACTTACACACTTTATGAAACAGTGTCCCAATTTTTGATGGGCATTGTCCATTTTTTTGACACTTCTCTGAGTGCCAGGTAAACTGATTTCAACACCGCATCATCATTGGGAAAGGAAAGTTTATTCTTTGTGTATTTTCTGATCTTTCCGTTGAGGTTCTCGATGAGATTGGTCGTATAAATGATCTGTCGGATATCAATGGGGAAGTCAAAAAACACGGTCAGTTCCTCCCAGTTTTCCTTCCAGCTACGGATGGCATAAGCATATTTACCGGCCCATTTTTGTTCAAAGCCGTTCAGCGCTGCGGCTGCAGCCTCCCTGGTGGGGGCACCATAAATATCCTTCATGTCCCGGGTAAATTCTTTTCGGTCCTTCCATACTACATAGCGCATGCTGTTGCGGATTTGATGTACCACACAAATCTGAGTGGAGGACTCGGGGAATACTGTCCTGATCGTGGTCGTAAAGCCATTGAGATTGTCGGTGGCAGTGATCAGGATATCCTGCAGACCACGGGATTTTAGATCGGTGAGCACACTCAGCCAATAGGCCGAAGTCTCATTCTTACCCAGCCACATGCCTAATACTTCCTTATATCCGTCTGTACGAAGCCCTACGGCGATGTAAACAGTTTTGTTGACCACTTTGCTGTTCTCCCTGACTTTGAAAACAATCCCATCCATCCAAACAATCAGGTATACTGTTTCCAAAGGACGGTTTTGCCAGGCGATAATGTCTTCTGCTACACGGGAAGTGATCCGGCTGATGGTACTGGAGGAAACATCAAATTTGTAAACATCTTTTACATGCTCCTGGATATCCGATACGCTCATGCCTTTGGCGTACATGGGCACCATGACCTCTTCCAGCCCTTCAACCATATTCTCTCGTTTGGGCACCAGTATCGGGTTAAAACTGGCCTCCCGGTCGCGTGGAACCTCGATGTCCATTTGCCCGTAACCTGTTTTTATTTTCTTTCTGCCATGACCATTGCGGGCATTGGGATTATCACTCTGCTGATGCTTGTCGTAACCCAGGTATCATCCAGTTCGCCTTCCAGCATCTTTTCAATGGCCCGTTTCTGAATGCTGGCTAAAAAATCATTGAGCTGCTCGCCTGTTTTGAACTGCTTCAAAAAGTCGTCTGATAAAAAGTCTTCCGGTTTCATCTTTTCATATTGTGTTTAAAGTTAAAAAATCGATTCTGTTAAGACTCGATTTTAACTTACACACTTTATGAAATAGTGTCATTTAATGAGACCGGGCTATTCCTCCTCTTCATAGCCAAGTAAATTCAGGTCTACCGACTCCAGGCCGCTGATGCCGTCAATGGAACCGCGGATATGGGTGGCATTGAGCAATACTTTTTCCAGCTGCTTTTCACGCGCTTTCCATAAACGTTCCATCGCATCGCGCTCTCTTTGAATCGAGATCTTCATGCTTAAAAAGCCTTCCCGGATGGCCTTCCACTGTTCGGCAAACTCCGGACTGGTAAGATAGGCGTAGAGCAGGTTCATCTTGTCTCCTTTATTTTCCTGGCTTTTGGACGCATTGAATATTTTAATAATGCCATCTCTTAATACGCTGGCCAGGGCCTTTGCTTCATTGAAATTGCAGATCCATACGCCTTCTTTTTCGCCAAAGCGTTCCATGTCTTTGGGATAGCGCCGGGTAACCAGCACAGCCACATCGGCACCCTGGCTGCGCATATCGGCCTTGAGCTTTTCGATCCAGTCGCCGCCAAAGTTTTCAGCCCGTTTGCTTTCCCAGATGATCTTGCCACAGGCAACGCCCAGGTTATTGCGAACGGTTTGAATGGAGTCGGCCCCGCGCACACCCTTGCCTACTTCTTCGATGAGATCGAAGGGGAAGGCCGTTGTAAGCATTTCTTCCAGTGCCAGTTCCTGGCTTTCGCCCTGTAACTGCATAGAGCCTTGTTCGGCTTTTCGCTGCATTTCTGCAGCCAGTTTTTTTTGTTGCTCCAACTGGGTTTCCAGCTCCTTAAGCTTCAGGTTGTACTCATTTTCTTTTAATGCCGCTTTTTCGTTTTCGATCCGGCGCAGCTCATCGGCTATTTTTTCACGCTCTGTATTCAGTTTTTTCTGTACGGTAATTTCAAGCTCTGCCTCCCGGGTTTTAAACTCCTGTTCTTTGCGCAAAAATTCGGCTTCTTTTTGACGGGCCAGTTTTAGCTTCTCCTCGCTCTCTTCATTGGCTTTTTGCAAGGATCCGATGCGGGTTTCGAAATCGGTGCTGATGCTTTTGCGTAGTTGAGCCTCCAGTTGCTGCTGCAGCGCCTGCTTTTCTGCGTTTAATTTCTGCTGCCACTGTTCATTGGCCCTGGATGCTTCCAGTTCCGCGGTTTTTTTTAACTGCGCAATCTCCTCGTCTTTGTTCTTTTTATAATCCTGCATCTGTTTGCGCAGGCCCTCTTTCTCTTTTTCAATAGCGTTTTTCAGCTCATCGGTAAGCGCGGCTTCAATCGGAAATTCATGCTGGCAGTTCGGGCACTTTATTTTTGTAGACATAATCTTCTCATTCTTCTGCCAAACTTACAAAAAAAAACCACGCTGGTTTCCCAGTGTGGTTTTAATAAACCGGATTCCATAAAATCAGGCCTCTTGCTTTTCTGCTTCGATTGCTATTTTCTTGTTGCCCAGCAGTTCCCTGTTGGTAGCAACCCAAACATAAGTATTGTTCTTTACCGAAGGAGCTACAGAAGCCTGTGGTGGTGTAGGAGTAGCTGTGGAGTCCTCCTTAGACTTTTCTTTATCGTCTTTTTTGTCTGTTTGCGTAGAATCCGTAGACACGACGGTTGAATCTGTTTTTGTACTGTCTACCTGAGCAAATGCACTTCCGGTGATCACGGTTGCAGCCAACGCCATCATTACTGTTTTTGTAGTTCTTTTCATGATTAAAATTTTAATAAAAAATATAAATAATAAAGGTTTACATACTTTCTAAACGCAGAGAAAAGATTTAGTGTTATATAGGAATTGTTAATAAATAACATAAAAAATATTAAAACATTTCCGGCTGTAAGCCAGTACTGTAAACGGTTTAAAGGCTTATATCAAACGATATAAAGAGCTTTTCTAAGTATCTTTCTCTGTTATTGAAATACAAATACAATACCACGAAGGCCAGGAAATAAAAAGAAAATGTTAATGTAAAAGCAGTAATTGCTAACTGGTTGTGCTCAACAAAAATAAATATAGGAATAAAGTAGCAAGAGTAAAATAAACTTTCTCTTACAGGGTCCAGTCGATGATCTGGTGCTCCCATTCTTTTCGGTAAGGAGTGGCAATACGGATGTAGTTATCCGTATATCCTTCTATCATGCCGTTCTTATTATGGTTTTCGAACAAGACTTTCCGGGTTTGCCCTGCATGCTGTTGTTCAAAATACTGCATTTTCATATAGGAAAGGTTCCGGAGCGTTTTATTACGCTCGTTACGTACGGATACCGGTACCACCGGCTGAAGCGTAAGTGCATGGGTGTTGGCTCGCTCGGAGTAGGTGAAAACATGAAGGTAGGAGATCTCCAGTTCGTGTAAGAAATCGTAGGTTTCTTTAAAGTAAGCATCGGTTTCGCCCGGAAAACCAACAATTACATCTACTCCGATGCAGCAATGAGGCATCAGGGTTTTGATGCGGCCCACCCGGTCTGCGTACAGTTCGCGCTTATATCTTCTGCGCATAGCCCCCAGGATGGTGTTACTGCCGCTCTGCAGGGGAATATGAAAATGGGGCATAAATCTTTTGCTGTTGGCAACAAATTCAATAATCTCATTTCCCAGGAGGTTGGGCTCAATAGAAGAGATCCGGAAGCGCTCGATGCCCTCTAGCTGGTCCAGTTCCTGTATTAGTTTAAAGAAGGTTTCGCTTCTGCCATTAATGGCTGCGGCAGCATTGCCATCAGGGCCTTTTCCAAAATCTCCCAGGTTAATACCCGTAAGCACGATCTCTTTCGCGCCGGAGGCTGCCAATGCCGCTGCATCTTTCAATACCGCATCAATGGAAGCACTGCGGCTTTTGCCACGGGCCATGGGAATGGTGCAAAAAGAACAGGTATAATCGCAGCCGTCCTGCACTTTTAAAAAGGTGCGGGTACGTTCGTTAATGGAGTAAGAACTGTGAAAACCGGTTACGTCCTCAATATCGCAGCTGCATATTTTGGCGGCGTCGTTTTTTGAAAGTTCTTTAATATGTTTTACAAT
The sequence above is a segment of the Niabella agricola genome. Coding sequences within it:
- a CDS encoding IS256 family transposase, whose translation is MGYDKHQQSDNPNARNGHGRKKIKTGYGQMDIEVPRDREASFNPILVPKRENMVEGLEEVMVPMYAKGMSVSDIQEHVKDVYKFDVSSSTISRITSRVAEDIIAWQNRPLETVYLIVWMDGIVFKVRENSKVVNKTVYIAVGLRTDGYKEVLGMWLGKNETSAYWLSVLTDLKSRGLQDILITATDNLNGFTTTIRTVFPESSTQICVVHQIRNSMRYVVWKDRKEFTRDMKDIYGAPTREAAAAALNGFEQKWAGKYAYAIRSWKENWEELTVFFDFPIDIRQIIYTTNLIENLNGKIRKYTKNKLSFPNDDAVLKSVYLALREVSKKWTMPIKNWDTVS
- a CDS encoding DUF2130 domain-containing protein codes for the protein MSTKIKCPNCQHEFPIEAALTDELKNAIEKEKEGLRKQMQDYKKNKDEEIAQLKKTAELEASRANEQWQQKLNAEKQALQQQLEAQLRKSISTDFETRIGSLQKANEESEEKLKLARQKEAEFLRKEQEFKTREAELEITVQKKLNTEREKIADELRRIENEKAALKENEYNLKLKELETQLEQQKKLAAEMQRKAEQGSMQLQGESQELALEEMLTTAFPFDLIEEVGKGVRGADSIQTVRNNLGVACGKIIWESKRAENFGGDWIEKLKADMRSQGADVAVLVTRRYPKDMERFGEKEGVWICNFNEAKALASVLRDGIIKIFNASKSQENKGDKMNLLYAYLTSPEFAEQWKAIREGFLSMKISIQRERDAMERLWKAREKQLEKVLLNATHIRGSIDGISGLESVDLNLLGYEEEE
- the mtaB gene encoding tRNA (N(6)-L-threonylcarbamoyladenosine(37)-C(2))-methylthiotransferase MtaB encodes the protein MHGTKTVAFHTLGCKLNYSETSSLSRLMEQEGFEKKEFTDVADVYVINTCSVTDNADKECRQLVRRIQRKAPESVVVITGCYAQLKPKEIADIPGVDLVLGAAEKFNIVKHIKELSKNDAAKICSCDIEDVTGFHSSYSINERTRTFLKVQDGCDYTCSFCTIPMARGKSRSASIDAVLKDAAALAASGAKEIVLTGINLGDFGKGPDGNAAAAINGRSETFFKLIQELDQLEGIERFRISSIEPNLLGNEIIEFVANSKRFMPHFHIPLQSGSNTILGAMRRRYKRELYADRVGRIKTLMPHCCIGVDVIVGFPGETDAYFKETYDFLHELEISYLHVFTYSERANTHALTLQPVVPVSVRNERNKTLRNLSYMKMQYFEQQHAGQTRKVLFENHNKNGMIEGYTDNYIRIATPYRKEWEHQIIDWTL
- a CDS encoding IS256 family transposase; the encoded protein is MKTEDFLSDDFLKQFKTGEQLNEFLSSIQKRAIEKMLEGELDDHLGYEKHQQSDNPNARNGHGKKKIKTGYGQMEIEVPRDREASFNPILVPKRESMVEGLEEVMVSMYAKGMSVSDIQEHVKDVYKFDVSSSTISRITSRVAEDIIAWQNRPLETVYLIVWMDGIVFKVRENSKVINKTVYIAVGLRTDGYKEVLGMWLGKNETSAYWLSVLTDLKSRGLQDILITATDNLNGFTTTIRTVFPESSTQICVVHQIRNSMRYVVWKDRKEFTRDMKDIYGAPTREAAAAALDGFEQKWAGKYAYAIRSWKDNWEELTVFFDFPIDIRQIIYTTNLIENLNGKIRKYTKNKLSFPNDDAVLKSVYLALREKLGHCP